The following are encoded in a window of Pseudomonas graminis genomic DNA:
- a CDS encoding precorrin-8X methylmutase: MIDYIRDGQEIYRNSFAIIRAEARLDSIPADLEKLAVRVIHACGMVDAVEGLRFSPGAGTAGRRALAAGAPILCDAHMVAEGVTRTRLPANNQVICTLKNERVPEMARELGNTRSAAALELWRPHLEGAVVVIGNAPTALFYLLEMLDAGAPKPALILGFPVGFVGAAESKDMLAADSRGVPYVIMQGRRGGSAMAAAAVNSLATEIE; this comes from the coding sequence ATGATTGATTACATCCGCGACGGCCAGGAGATCTACCGCAACTCCTTCGCGATCATTCGTGCCGAAGCCCGGCTCGATTCCATCCCGGCCGACCTGGAAAAACTCGCCGTACGGGTGATTCACGCCTGCGGCATGGTCGATGCCGTCGAAGGCCTGCGTTTTTCGCCCGGTGCAGGCACGGCAGGTCGCCGCGCGCTGGCCGCCGGTGCGCCGATTCTGTGTGATGCGCACATGGTGGCCGAAGGGGTCACGCGCACGCGGCTGCCCGCTAACAACCAGGTGATCTGCACCCTGAAAAACGAACGCGTGCCCGAGATGGCCCGTGAGCTGGGCAACACCCGCTCGGCGGCGGCGCTGGAGCTCTGGCGCCCGCACCTGGAAGGGGCGGTTGTAGTGATCGGCAACGCACCGACTGCGCTGTTCTACCTGCTGGAAATGCTCGATGCCGGCGCGCCGAAACCTGCGCTGATCCTCGGGTTTCCAGTGGGTTTCGTCGGCGCCGCTGAATCCAAGGACATGCTGGCTGCCGACAGCCGCGGCGTGCCTTACGTGATCATGCAGGGCCGTCGCGGTGGCAGCGCCATGGCTGCCGCGGCGGTCAACTCACTCGCCACGGAGATCGAATGA